One Nicotiana tomentosiformis chromosome 1, ASM39032v3, whole genome shotgun sequence genomic window, AGGATGGTATGTGTTCTTCACTATGATCTGCACTTCTATGTTGGTTCTTTGTTTTCTTGTGGAATCAGTTCCGTAGCTCTAGCGTCTGAATATGTTTCAGTTTTGAGTTTCAATGCATGCCAATTTTGATCTGAATCTGACTGTTGTGACTATATGTTGTTAGTTATAGAATTTCTTCATACCTTGATTTGGATACTACTACAACTCTATGGAAACCTCCCTTTACTTTGAATGAATCATTTAGTGCTGAGTCTTGTATCTGATTGACTGTTCTTTATGTACTAGCCACAACTATATGGAACACCGCTTTGAGGTTTACTCTAAATATGTCCTTGCTATCCTGATCCCTAGCATCACTTAGGATTTTAAGATAAACATTCCATTTTTCCTCAACTATGATCTTGCTTCCATGCTAATATGTTTTCCAGTCTGTTTTTGTTCATTTGATATCTTGCCTCTTCCAATGTTTATCACAATGTCTAAATACTGATTAGTATGACCCTAAGATGCATGCTTAGCTTAATCCGAACTTCTTAGGTCTCAATTGGTTGaatgataatctatgtatatcttgcaaacctgttgcttccccaatttctttcaatatgagacTATCTATGAGGTGCTTTGCTGTCTTGCTGAACCTACTGGCCTGCTTAGTTGCTCTGTATGCTTAACTTGATGTAGTACTTAATTTTTGTCCCTCTATCACTATCCACTCTCCTTATTTGCTACTCATGCTATTAtgaattctcattcttagccggtTGAAATCTAAGGCTATCTAGGTTCTATTgtcgacctccctagtgtgagcactgctcggggtctaaTTGAGGTccctgtgaactctgacacactagggcttagttccaactagggtttgagactttttttttcctttactgattttcgattgatactctTCCCTTTCTCGTTTTTGACcgatattttccttattctctatTCAATCTATTGTATTCCCTTATTTTAAGTGTTGTTTGCATGTTATTTTTTCTTATTCTCCGTTTAATTTACTGAACTTCCTATTCTATGTATTATTTACCCTAAATTGACTCTAATTGATTCTGGCATGCCATATTTTCCTTATTCTGCGTTTAATTTACCGTGTTTCCCTATTTTATGTGTTAAATCTGCTACTATATAACCCCTCTCCTAAAACTCCTTGGGGAGACGGGGGAGGGGGGGATCACCTAATCTTTGCTATTATTCTCCTCTTTCACTTACTCATTCACTCTGTTACACTCGAATATTTTGTGAAACTGTTGAATTctgggccggctgaaagccaaggccattaaacgacctcctccggtgcaagcactgctcggagcccttctcgaggctcttgtgaactctgaagcatcggagaTCTGGGGTTCTAGCTATTAAGCTCTTTACTATTCTTTTGCTCGTATAattttgctactggttagtgctTTTAACCCTTGCAATGTtaattttctctctttctttatgTGTGCCTATATGTGTTTGCACTATATGAGTATGATTTAGTTGTGAATCCCTGATATTGCACTGTTATGATAATGCTCAATACTCTTTCGTCATCCTATGATAGTTGAATGCATGAGATGGTTTCTTCTTTGTCCTTAGTTTGTGTTAGGATGGTATGTGTTCTTCACTATGATCTGCACTTCTATGTTGGTTCTTTGTTTTCTTGTGGAATCAGTTCCGTAGCTCTAGCATCTGAATATGTTTCAGTTTTGAGTTTCAATGCATGCCAATTTTGATCTGAATCTGACTGTTGTGACTATATGTTGTTAGTTATAGAATTTCTTCATACCTTGATTTGGATACTACTACAACTCTATGGAAACCTCCCTTTACTTTGAATGAATCATTTAGTGCTGAGTCTTGTATCTGATTGACTGTTCTTTATGTACTAGCCACAACTATATGGAACACCGCTTTGAGGTTTACTCTAAACATGTTTTCCTTGCTATCCTGATCCCTAGCATCACTTAGGATTTTAAGATAAACATTCCATTTTTCCTCAACTATGATCTTGCTTCCATGCTAATATGTTTTCCAGTCTGTTTTTGTTCATTTGATATCTTGCCTCTTCCAATGTTTATCACAATGTCTAAATACTGATTAGTATGACCCTAAGACGCATGCTTAGCTTAATCCGAACTTCTTAGGTCTCAATTGGTTGaatgataatctatgtatatcttgcaaacctgttgcttccccaatttctttcaatatgagacTATCTATGAGGTGCTTTGCTATATTGCTGAACCTACTGGCATGCTTAGTTGCTCTGTATGCTTAACTTGATGTAGTACTTAATTTTTGTCCCTCTATCACTATCCACTCTCCTTATTTGCTACTCATGCTATTATGagttctcattcttagccggTTGAAATCCAAGACTATCTAGGTTCTATtgttgacctccctagtgtgagcactgctcggggtctaaTTGAGGCccctgtgaactctgacacactagggcttggtcctagtcAATCTCTCAACCTCCAAAACTATCCCTAATACTCTATTTCCCTGTCATGTACTGTAtatctatattggttgttccaagtggtgcaacacttggtgttATGGCTCATTAAAAGGGGTCTGAACTCCCCTATGGACCTGTGATTGTGTGGTTCTTTGTTGAAGGCCTAAGTCTGCTATGCCAAAAGTTTTGAAGGCCTAGTAAGGCTGGGCATTTAGTTATTCTATTTGGGCCTGTTATAGGCCCGTCTATTGCTATGTAATATTACTACTTTATTATTAATTTGGTTTTGTAataataatctttgtataaacgATTGGGGTGTTAGTCAAAGAGAATGAGATAGATTCTAATACTAACATGCaaaatgggtagataacatgcctatatgaCTTGGTAATAtgtttgctatatgtgttgtTCGATTACATGAGCACTGTAGAGATCATGACATTAGGGGGGAGCACACACACACATTACTTGTTTACTATTAAACATGAGTTCAAATGCTATGTCTACTGCTACGTATttatagacagcatgcctataggaagtgaGCACTCTTTCAATTTGCATGACTGCCTTCAACCGCATtagaaacctgcctataggaacaaatgatttttcctgcaattcacttcagttattcactagaaatcatgcctataggattttgaccACTTCATTTGCTATTGTACCACATTGATCATTAGAAATCTTGTTTATAggattaagtataaataaaataagctATGAAGTACTATGCATTAGAGATcttgcctataggaaataattgctcattataattggttaatgctagaccattcaaacactgattcatgcacATCGTATGAATAATTCTGGGACTCTTTCCCTAGCAGATTCGGTTGTACCTATTGCGTAGATCACTTAGGCATCGcacatataggattggtaacttaaaactCTCAACAATTAACTTATGATACCCGCATGATTCTGTTTATAAGCTATATCCTTCGTCCGAAATTACTTGCATACTTtgatcgcctagaaagcatgtctataggattctgcAGATTCCTGATTGGCAtatgtgtttgcgtgcatttaCTGCTTAAGTGCGGAGGCAAACTTGAGCTCCTCTTTATTgtcatatttgaagtccaatgtgttttgtatgttgcctagttttatcattttttgcaGCCTAagtttaagtctagaaccaccctaaatagaggtccaattcCCTCCTgaaccataggtatgggacgggtagtgcacgcataaggtacgaTTTATAAttgaactagtgcgctttaggtaacaactttaatatagtaatcgggtagcaggagatgatagtctgtgcccgctgaataatgtgagtaacaccccatcttgagggagttacgaagtattatttatgttgcactgggtgatcctttaggctaaaaaacttaggacccccctcctctttatatgttgctattagatctaaatagttgtatccctatacTCGCACTAAGATCTgatgttgtaataaagttctttgacttctgaattccctttgtttatttgatcacctagcttaatcgtaatccacataatcttaagttcgacCGGGACCCATAGttatggacctcgaggagtgcctaacaccttctctttgagataacttgagcccttacccgatctttggtgacgctgaTTAGTAAATCAGAGTCATTTGCATAATAGTTGCCCTAGcacaccttaaaaattgttaggtggcgactcttctccttTAGCATTCTATTTCCCATCCTAAAAATGAGTTGTCACAACGTCGAAACCCGCTTGCTTTTCGCGAGAAAAATGGGGCACGACACCTTTCGTGCGAAATATGTCCCCCCCTGTCTACTGTGATGCAAAGAAAAAAGAGTTTCTGAATTTAAGACAAGGGAGTATGTCTTTTGCAGAGTATCAACCAAAATTTCTCAGGCTTTCTCGCTATGCTGGAGGTATTATTGATGGTGAAAGAGACAAGTTCAGAATATTTGAAGAAGGTTTGAATGGTTACATTCAAAAATCCATGGCAATCTTGCAACTTGAGGATTTTTCCAAGCTAATTTCAGCAGCTCTTACTTGGGAAAGAATTGACAAGGAAGAAGCTAGTAGGAGAGAAAACAGGTTTAGGAAGGGTAATTCTGATTATGGCAGTCCATCCAAGAAGGGAAAGTTTGACTATTCCAAGACTGAAAGTGCACAGAAGTCATCATATCATAAGCAGAATAAGCCAAATTTCTCTACTGCTAGTACTCAGTTATGGACAAGGCAAAACTTATACACCTACTTGTGCATAGTACAGAAAGAATCACTATGGTGCCTGTAGAAGAGCTTCTGGTGCTTGTTTTAATTGTGGAAGTATGGATCATAAAGTGAAGGATTGTACTAATCCTAATCCTAATCCTCTTTCTTATACACATACAAAGGGCTCAGTTCAAAAGCCTATCACTACATATTCTCAAGCTAATAGTGGTGCAAGACCTAGAAATATACAAGCCGCGGGTTTGGGTGGAGCTAATCAGGCTAGTGGGTCGAGATCTACTGCACGAGTCTATGCTATGAGATAGAAGAATGACCCAGATGGCACAGACGTGGTTGTTGGTAAATTTTACTTATTTGGCATATCTGTTGTTACATTATTTGATCCTGGATCTTTGCACTCTTATGTTTGCTCATCACTTGCATTTCCTGATACTGTTAAATCTGTGAGACTTGACTTTGATGTGCTGGTCACGAGTCCATTAGGTCATCAGGCTGTTGTTAACAGGATTTACCGAGATTGTCCATTCATGATTCAAAATATGGTTTTCCCTGCAGACTTGCTTGAAATTCCCTTCCAAGACTATGATGTTATTGTTGGTATGGATTGGCTCCATATGCACCATGCGTTGGTT contains:
- the LOC138904872 gene encoding uncharacterized protein, which codes for MSPPVYCDAKKKEFLNLRQGSMSFAEYQPKFLRLSRYAGGIIDGERDKFRIFEEGLNGYIQKSMAILQLEDFSKLISAALTWERIDKEEASRRENRFRKGNSDYGSPSKKGKFDYSKTESAQKSSYHKQNKPNFSTASTQLWTSMDHKVKDCTNPNPNPLSYTHTKGSVQKPITTYSQANSGARPRNIQAAGLGGANQKNDPDGTDVVVGKFYLFGISVVTLFDPGSLHSYVCSSLAFPDTVKSVRLDFDVLVTSPLGHQAVVNRIYRDCPFMIQNMVFPADLLEIPFQDYDVIVGMDWLHMHHALVDCRLKQMNFRTPAYSHIVVQGERSLTTNIISAVLSSKMICQGCDAYLAHIVDTRLGIPSLKDIPTVCDFPAVFLDDLPGLPPEREIEFPIELVPGTTPISTAPYRMAPA